From Triticum aestivum cultivar Chinese Spring chromosome 7B, IWGSC CS RefSeq v2.1, whole genome shotgun sequence:
CGCGCTGCCGGTGAAGAGCCATACGGGGCACCGTACATAGGACGAGCAGCATATCCGACGTGGTCCGCGTGGGGGACGTCGGTGGCAGGGTAGCCTGCTGCGTTGTAGACGGGAGCAGCAGGAGCAGGCTCGACCGGGCGCATCATCGGATGCGAGACGGCCGAGGGTGGCGGCGCAGGTACCAGGGGGTACGAGACGGCCGGGAGCAGCGTAGATGGAGCAGGCGACGATGATTGGTCGGCGTACTGGTAGGCGACGGGTCCGGCGTACTGGTAGCCTGCAGATCGCGTCGTCAAGGGGCCAAGGGTGCTCTCCATCGTGTAGGGCGCAGCCCCTCCATAGAGGAGAGCCGCGAGCGACGGCGGGAGGAAGGCATGGTCCGTGGCGACGGGGCGGGGAACCGCACCAGCGGCGGCGGTAGTCGAGGCAGCGAGGGCCGCTGCTAGGGCAGCGGCTGTGTAGGCGGCCGGTTGCAACATGGCGGCGGCTGGCGGTGGCGATGGAGCGGAAGTCGTGGATTAGATCGATAGGCGTGATACCATATTAGACAAAGGGTTTTAGGGTTTGTGGCACACCTCCAACGTGGGGTGACCTTTTCATTATATAGACATATACAACATAATTACAAGTGGAGCCCAGTATATACAGAGTCTAACAGTAGGGAAGAAGAGATAGGACGATTAGGATAGAGAAATACGGTTACCTGGACTTTGACCGGTCAAAAACATGCCAATGTAGCTTAGAAACAGCTTCAGTTGTGTCGAGGGACGGAATTTGTCGGTATTAAAAGTTTAGGGTGCAAGTTGTTCGGTTTCATAGTTGAAGGACTAAATCTAGACTCCGTAAAAAATTGAGGATGTAAAGTATACTTTTCTCAAGTAAAAAAGATGTACCAATCTGCATGAAGTTAGAAAAATAAACAAATACATGTGATCATTGTTTGTTCTCATTGTTTCAAATAGCTTATCATTTGTCCCGTATTATGATATCTGAAGTTTAACCTCCTACGTTACGGATGTTAATATAAATCTGTTAATTATTATGTATCAAAATAATAGCTAGACCGTGGAGGTGCACGGGGTGGCGACTAGTGCAATGAATTATTACTGCATTTACTTCTTCCTAGCTCCCATTCACCAAACAAGTGTATATATAGCTCACATCCACCATGGTTTGTAATTATCACCTAGCAAGGAACAGATCGAAGAAAGATACATATAGGTTATTCATCTCAAGTGAGGTAGCAACTATGGATACATTACTCCTCAAGACCATTGTCCTCAATTTTACTCTACTAAAGTCATGTTTCAGCAAAATATAGAATGTACATtagcacgcgcacacacacacacattactaCGAAAATGTTAGATTTGGAAGACATTAGAAAAAGATTTGCTTGTAGCTGTACATTATCTTGAACTGCATAGTCGCCCGCACCCTTACTATATGGTCCCACGATGCACGAGATGATCAGAGTTATCAAGAGATTCCAGAGTAAGAGGAACCAGACTCTTCTTGGGTCTAGCAGACTAAGAGCTCTTAGTCTGCTAGACCCAAGAAGAGTCTGGTTCGAGCACGGTTAGTTTCATGGGAAAGTTTTTTTGACAGTGTCTGCACGAGTAAAAAATATGAGGTATTAATTGGTTTAAAAACAAACTACCTGGCTTATCTCTACAAGTTTTTGTAAGAACTGGTTATGCCAAATATGGGCTAGCCAAAACATTATTTGTAAACAAACTTTGCCCTACAACTGAAATCTTTTCAAACCTTGAGAAACATGAGTGCAGTGAGGATGCCATTTCCAATATAGTCAAGATAAGTTGCACATATACACTTACCCTAATACACATGTACAAGCAATTTTGAAATAGAACACATGAATATGTGTACCTCTAAAAGACACACAAGTTATTCGGTCGTTTAAGACATACCAACATCGGGATGTCTTCTAAAGTCCTCCAGCTGTCCGAGCTAGCTGATCATATGCGTCTACGGCAGCACAGTGCTCATCACATGCACGTGGTCAACAAATATCCATCTTGTTCGCGCTCCCGCTGCCAAGTGTTAGTGTCACGCTGACGCTGCATGTGAGGGCCATGTGCACGCGTCTTGTGTTTACCTCTTGCCTCCCGGAGCTCCCACGTCTCCAACTTTCGAAAGCCATTTTTTCCGGTGCTGGTGAACATATTACGGGAGCCAGCTCAGTGATTATGTTTCTTATCATTATCATGCGCTTGAGACTTTGAAAGACCTTGTCGGCATCTCGTATCATAATGGTACATCTTGTATCCATGCCCAGCAAAAATGACAACACACTATGATGATGAGATTTGAGATGTGAGCGTACCAGGCATGTGTTGTGCTGTATTCCCACATGCGTATATAGCAAAACTCTCTTTCAACTTTTCAAGCCATTTATGTGTCATCATGACATGGAGCCAGCTGATCACTAGTAATTACGTTACCATCATGCGTTTGGGTACATTAAGCAAGCTTGTGGACATCTGGCGTCGTACTTGTCGGCTCTACCTCCATGCGTAGCATACGACAACACATCATTATCAAGGAAGAATATGACACGCCTTCATATATACATGCATGCCCAATTAAGGCGATCACGATCATCATGGAGGAATATGAACATGTCTAGCTGCCATATGAAGGCAATCGCAATTAATGTCATGAGTATGATTGTATGAGGTCGTGTACTTTTAGGCTTCAAGTAACCAACATGCAGATTTGTCACTGCACAAAACGTTGTTATCGGCAACAATGACAAAAATCAGGCGTGCATGTGTGAGGCTCTTAGTGACATCACATGGATGCCGGAGACTAGTCTTATTTTAAGCACCAGGAGAGCCCCTGTTTCTGGTACATCTGGCCTCTGCTACAGGGAAAAAGGAAGAGAAGAGGATATAGAAGCCATGCAAGGTCCTAAAACCAGCACCAAGACCTTCAAGCAGGCCTTCCTCAAGAAACTCATCCTCGGCCTGCAGCTCCAGGGACGCATGAGAACTTCCTTCGGCAGCGACGCCATGAGCCTCCACGAGAGGAAGCTCGCCATCAAGTCCTCCGCCAACGCCGCCATGGTGGCCGCGCGTCGTGCCTCCCGCACCGACGCGAGGTGGCCCAAGGCCATCTTGGCCTCGGCGGCCGTCTCACCATCATCCAGCGCGTGCAAGGTGCAGAGGTGCAGGCGGATGGTGAGCAGATGCTGCCGCCGGAAGAGGAGCTGGATTAGATCAGGTCGCGCTAGTGGTGGCGACGTTGCGAGGAGGATAATGGTGCTGAGGGAGGTGATACCCGGAGGCCGGGACGCCACCGTCAACGAGGCCACCCTACTACGCGAGGCCATGGACTACGCAGTGCACCTGCGCGCTCAGGTCGACATGCTCCGCCTGCTATCGGAAGCCGTGCAAAGATCCAGCTCCTGCTCGGCTGCTCCCGGCGGGTACGTGGCAATCTAATTGCTTAGTCCCATTTATTGGTTATTTTCAGTATGGAAGTAATACCTTGCTCATTTGGCGTGCAGTGTCAGCAGTGATTAAGTATGTGCTAGTGTTGTGCCAGTGCCTCTGCAATAAGAAAAGCATTGTCTCCGTGATGATCATGAAAGAAATAGGCACAACCTTGCCATGTGCAGACCGGTAAAGAAATATATGCATCAGGATTTGGTCTTGTCTTCGAGGAGGTCAGATCGGTATATGTCTATATGGTACTCTCTGTAGATCAGCAGAGAAAATGGTGCAAGGAATTATGTACTGCAGTTGTATCTAAAAAAATAAAGGTATTAGAGAGTGTGGAAAGTTGCATAAACCGTGCTTGCGTGTGTAGTTTGAAATTCAAGGTATGTTCGTGCATGCGTGCTAGATAGCTTGAGAAAATGATGCCAGGAATTACGTACTGTGGAAAACTTGTATAACAGTCACTGTAACGTACTGTCTTTTCTCCATggaaacaaatagtaaaagtaTGTCGATGCATACATGCATTTTCAAAAGCAGTCTCTGAACTGGTTTTACTGAACCATGGTATAACAACTAAAAAGGTGAGATTAATATCAAATTGTTCAGCTGGAACTGCAGGTTGTGAAATAGGAGCACGCATAAAATCTTCATCTAGAGCTGCAAATTCCCCAGGCTATTTGGTAGCCAAAATACTAATCTTTTTGAGTTTTTGATAAACTTGTGTAAAGATAAACCAaggaaaaagtaaaaaaataaaaataaaaacaagggATCTAGTGAACTTACTAAGGTAGCAACAATACTTCCCGGCAACGGCATCGGAAAAAGGATTGATTACCTTTGATCAGGTTTCGGATGCAGATGGTTTTATTTTTCCACATAGCTTACACAATGTTATCGAAACCAAGGATATGTCTGCTAAGGTTGTTTCTGCAAGCACTTGTCAATAGAATAGTTCCAGTTTCCCGGATCGAAGACACATGGTTTATAAGAAGAAACAATAGCAAGGGAAATATGACACACTGCTAGCGCGCTTCGATGCATGTGGTGGTCTGGCCTCAGATCGAGTTCCTAGGACAGGGACCAGGTTGCGGTGTGTGGTGGTGCTACTCACTACAGGGGTGGATGTGGTGGTCAACGATGAGTCTTCGTAGAGTTTCCTCTCTTCAGATCCGGTGTCTACTGTCGGGGGCTTGTTCTTGTGAGGTTGTGAGGTGCCTACTGCAAGGGGAACCATAAAAGAAGTCCCGCACACTTGCCGCTTGCCGCTCCGCCTTTCCCAGGAGCTGCCGTGTCGCCATGATCTACCGTCTTGCCACCTAGAGAAAGTGCCTCAGCGTTGGACACATCACCACACACATTgtgaaatgagagagagagagagattggatTGGCGCACCAAATCTGGTGGCCTCAGGATGTATTTATATGGGTGCAACTAGGGCACAAGATACAGTTGGTTACAGGAGATAAGTACAATATTAACAGACTCCTACATCCTAACAATATACAGTTTAACATCCCCTCTCAATCTGAACTTCCTGCACGAAGATTCAGATTGTATCTGTTTGAGACAAAAGGTGCCTCAGCTAACGGTTTGGTGAAGATGTCAGGGACTTGttctttggaagagatgaacctaacATCCAATGCTTTGGCTGCAACTCTTTCACGAACAAAATGGAAATCCACCTCGATATGTTTTGTCCTGGCATGAAACACTGGGTTATCTGACAGGTAAGTGGCACCCAGGTTATCACACCACAATATTGGAGGACGTGGCATAAAGACTCCAATCTCTCCAAGAACAGATTGTACCCAGATTGTCTCAGCTGTACCATTGGCAATGGCCATGTACTCAGAATCCGTTCTAGATCGCGAGACGGTGGCCTGCTTTCTGGAACTCCAAGAGACAAGATTGGGACCAAGAAAAACAGCAAACCCTCCTGTAGACCTGCGATCGTCACTACACCCAGCCCAGTCTGCGTCAGAGAAGCAACTTAACACCATTGACGGAGACTTGCGGATGGACAGACTCATGCCACGGGTGTACTTTAAATACCTCAAGATCCGTTTAGCGGCTGAAAGATGTACAGTTGTTGGTGCATGGAGAAACTGACAAACACAATTCACAGCAAAGGAAATATCTGGCCTAGTCAGCGTCAGATACTGAAGGGCGCCAACCAGGCTACGGTATTTAGTGTTGTCATCCTGagagagaggtaccccactatcctTGTTGATCTTTTCATTGGAGGACATGGGAGTAGTGGAAACCTTACAATTCTCCATGTTAGCACGCTGAAGAATGTTGCTAATGTACTTATGTTGAGAGAGCATAATCCCCTGTGGCGACAATCTCACCTCAACTCCAAGGAAAAAGTGCAAGGGACcaagatccttgagagcaaatGTGGCATGGAGATCAGCAAGCAATTTGGTCGTTGCAGTAGGCGAGGAGCTGGCCACAATAATGGCATCCACGTAGACAAGCATGAACATGGTGACACTTCCACGATGGAAGATAAACAAGGACGTGTCTGCTTTAGATGCCACAAAACCAAGTTGAAGCAGTTGAGAGCTTAGCCTAGAGTACCAGGCTCTAGGTGCCTGTTTGAGTCCATATATAGCTTTCCGCAGTTTGCACAAAGACCGAGGAGCATGAGGATCCACAAATCCAGGAGGTTGCCGCATATATACCTGTTCTTGAAGAACTCCATGAAGGAAAGCATTCTGAACATCCAACTGGCGCAGACACCAACCGTGCGAGACAGCAATGGAAAGAACCAGACGAACAGTGACTGGTTTGACAACTGGGCTGAACGTATCATCATAGTCGAGACCATAGCGTTGTTTGAATCCTTTGGCAACAAGACGTGCCTTGTGACGATCAACAGTGCCATCAGCTTTGTACTTGATTTTATAAACCCATTTGCCGTCAATGACATTGACATGGGGTGGTGGTGGAACTAAAGTCCACGTACCATTGTGATGAAGTGCATCAAGCTCAAACTGCATAGCGGCACGCCAAGCTGGAGATGCCATGGCTTCACGATGATCACGGGGTTCCCGGCAGACCAGAAAAGCACGTTTGGACGGGTCGTAATTAATGGTGTCGCCCGTACGTTGAACAACCTTGCGAGTATGATCGCGTGTGCGTGTCACCATCGTATGTGCAGGCGGTGCAGCAGACCTAGGCACAGAAGATCTAGAGGCGGGAGCTGCGGAGGGAATCGGATCCTCTTGGGATCCCGTGTCGCTAGCAGACGCAGCAGAGGGAATCGGATCCGCCTGGGTTCCCATGTCGCCAGCAGGCGCAGCAGAGGAATCCCGCGGCAATCCCAAGGAGGGACCGGGCGACGCGGGCGCGCCTGGCGCGGGACAGGGCCGGCCCACTGGCTGGCGAGCAGGCATGTGGGTGCCTGCCCGTGGCGGGTCGGAGGCGGCAGGGAGCGGGCCAGTGGCGGGCCCCGCCACGGATGGGGACGGGACGGGCGATGGGGCGACCAGGCCGTCAGAGGGCGCCACGTGGGCCAACCGCGCCCCGCGATCGCCTGGCGGGCCGCTGTCCGGAGAGGGCGCGTGATCCGAGGCTGGATCCTGTGCCCAGATCTTCCTCGGATGCGGGATCGCCTGCCACACCTGGGATCGTCTGCGCCGAAGGGGATCCTGCATCCAGGTTAGTAGACAAAGCAGATATACCATAGTTCATGTGGTCATGCGGAAATAAAAGGATGGTTTGTTCTGCAACGCGGGGTGGTATGGGAGAGGTAGAAGGGCAGGCAAAAGGAAAAACTTTTTCATCAAACGTGCCATCTCTAGAGATATAGACACGAGCCATGGGTAGATGAAGACATTTCTATCCTTTGTGCCGAATGCTATAGCCAACAAACACACACTGTTGGGATTGAAAGACAAGTTTGCGCGTGTTGTAGGGACGCATATTCGGCCAGCAAGCACAACCAAATGTGCGAAGTGACGTGTAGTCTGGTTTGGTGTGAAATAGTTTTTCCATAGGACTAAGATTGCCAATGACATGACTAGGGAGTCTATTGATAAGATAGCAAGCTAAGAGATAGGCCTCATCCCAAAACCTAAGTGGCATGGACGCATGTGAAAGTAAAGAGAGTCCCATGTCAACAATATGACGGTGCTTCCTTTCGGCCGAACCATTTTGCTGGTGTGTGTGTGGACAAGAAACATGATGCATAATGCCAATTTGGCGAAAAAACGTGTTGCTAAGCTTCTCGTATTCCCCACCCCAATCTGATTGAACACATAAAATCTTGCAAGATagaaggcgttcaacatgagcAAGGAAGTCACGAAAAACATCAAACACATCACATTTTCTTTTGAGAAGGTAGATCCACACAAATTTACTATAATCATCAATAAATGAAACATAGTACTGGAACCCACCAGAAGAAGTTTTGGCAGGTCCCCACACATCCGGAAAAAATAAGTTCTAATGGAGTAGAAGAAACACTCGAGGATCTAGGAAAGGGAAGCTGGTGTGCTTTGCCTTGTTGACATGCATTACACACATGGGTCATAGACCGACTAGAAGAAGCTAGTTTATTGGATGAGAAAACATGCTGAACGACTTGAGTGGATGGGTGGCCAAGCCTGGCGTGCCAATCTTCAGCTGACAGCCAAACCGAAGACAGGGCATGATGAGATGACGGCCGAATGGGGTATAGCCCATTCTCACATATGCCTTGAAGCAGAACCCTCTTGGTGATCAAATCCTTCATGAAAAAATGAGTAGGGTAATACTTTAGATAAGCATGATTATCAACGGCAAGATGATTGACAGAAAGCAGGTTCTTGTCAGCATTAGGAAAATGCAAAATATTGTGAAGTTTGAGATTGGCAAGGGAGTAGGAAGAATTGCATGACCAGGATGAGCTATGTGCAAACCTGATCCGTCAGCTGTGTGGATGCGATCTCTTCCTGGGTACTTCTCCCGGATCGTGAGGCGATCCAGATCGCCGTTGATGTGGTCCATGGCGCCGGTGTCAGTGAACCAAGCAGGATCACCTAAGATGGAAGGGGGAGAAGCAGCGGCAAGCCCGGTCATCTTGGACTGTTGAGGTTGAAACGCATGGTTGTAGCGTTGGCCACACTCCCAGGCGTAATGCCCAGGGCCACGGCAGAACTGGAACTGGACGCGGTTATCGCCGCGGTCGCCGTAGTCACTGCGATCACCGCCGCGGTTTCCACCAAAGTCGCCTTGTTGGCGCGTGCCACCACCACCGCGGTTCCCGCGATCGCCACTGTGGGAGTTGTTGTTGTAGCCGCCGCGATCTCCAGAGTTGCCGCGGCCCTTTCCATGGTAGTTGCCCTTGCCCCGATTGGAGTTATTATTGGTGTTGCCGTTGGAGTCCCGGGCGACGTATTTGATGGAGGAGCCACCatgctgaagatgaagacgagCGGCGTTGTACTCATGGCGCCGTTCGAAGGAGATCGCATGGGAGTAAAACTCACCAAGAGACATGCCCTTGGGACGGGTGGTGTACGCGGTGATGAGGGGCTCGTAGTCGCTGTCAAGGCCGGTGATGACAGCGGTGATGATGTCCTCCTCGCGCATGGGGCGGCTGACAACTGC
This genomic window contains:
- the LOC123158457 gene encoding uncharacterized protein, whose amino-acid sequence is MCEALSDITWMPETSLILSTRRAPVSGTSGLCYREKGREEDIEAMQGPKTSTKTFKQAFLKKLILGLQLQGRMRTSFGSDAMSLHERKLAIKSSANAAMVAARRASRTDARWPKAILASAAVSPSSSACKVQRCRRMVSRCCRRKRSWIRSGRASGGDVARRIMVLREVIPGGRDATVNEATLLREAMDYAVHLRAQVDMLRLLSEAVQRSSSCSAAPGGYVAI